A window of the Diorhabda carinulata isolate Delta chromosome 1, icDioCari1.1, whole genome shotgun sequence genome harbors these coding sequences:
- the LOC130900323 gene encoding UV excision repair protein RAD23 homolog A encodes MKVTLKNLQQQSFIVDIEATNTVKQLKQKIESEKGKDYPSENQRLIYAGKILTDETVLSEYNIDEKKFVVIMVTKPKQPEKTESGDGNSSTTSTPATPVSQPTQPASTEVTIPVSQQTPSVPSSVSSVAESTLLMGDEYETMVQNIIDMGYIRDQVEQALRASFNNPERAVEYLINGIPPMDESVNETTDLSGVDERQSDTDDPLAFLRTQPQFQQMRQVIQQNPQLLNAVLQQIGQTNPALLQLISQNQESFVRMLNEPTPGALTTETGNITAGSLGTQAAAGGPPQGVIQITPQDKDAIERLKALGFPEHLVVQAYFACEKNENLAANFLLSQNFDE; translated from the exons ATGAAAGTGACACTAAAGAATCTTCAACAGCAAAGCTTTATTGTGGATATAGAGGCGACTAATACG GTTAaacaactaaaacaaaaaattgaatccgAAAAGGGAAAAGACTATCCTTCTGAAAACCAGAGACTGATTTATGCAG GCAAAATACTTACTGATGAAACTGTTCTATCAGAATATAATATTGACGAAAAAAAGTTTGTTGTGATAATGGTAACAAAGCCAAAACAACCTGAGAAAACTGAAAGTGGAGATGGAAATTCTAGTACTACAAG TACACCTGCAACTCCAGTCTCCCAACCTACTCAGCCTGCTTCTACTGAAGTTACAATTCCAGTATCTCAACAAACTCCTAGCGTACCATCTTCTGTAAGTAGTGTTGCCGAATCTACATTACTGATGGGTGATGAATATGAAACAATGgtacaaaatataattgatatgGGTTATATAAGAGACCAAGTTGAACAAGCATTACGTGCTAGTTTTAATAATCCTGAGAGAGCAGTAGAATACCTCATAAATGGTATACCACCAATGGATGAATCT gtAAATGAGACTACTGATCTTTCAGGAGTAGATGAAAGACAGTCTGATACAGATGATCCACTAGCATTTTTGAGAACTCAACCACAGTTTCAACAGATGAGACAagttattcaacaaaatccaCAACTTCTTAATGCAGTATTGCAACAAATCGGACAAACTAATCCTGCGTTGTTACAATTGATATCTCAAAATCAAGAATCTTTCGTCAGGATGCTCAACGAACCAACCCCTGGAGCTCTAACAACTGAGACTGGAAATATTACAG ctgGATCTTTAGGAACCCAGGCAGCAGCAGGAGGTCCTCCACAGGGTGTGATACAAATAACCCCACAAGACAAAGATGCCATTGAAAGGTTAAAAGCATTGGGCTTCCCAGAACATTTGGTAGTACAGGCCTATTTTGcttgtgaaaaaaatgaaaatttggccGCTAACTTCTTATTATCTCAAAATTTCGACGAATAA